Part of the Ziziphus jujuba cultivar Dongzao chromosome 8, ASM3175591v1 genome is shown below.
TTTCAAACTGTGCCTTGCTCAAATCAAACCCACATGAACTTGTACCATTCATGGAGTTTTCTTTGTATGCAAATAACCAGCTTCCTGATTTTAGTACCATGTCTTATCCAAGGCTGTTTTCCACCCACATTCCTTATGAATCATTGCCGGAATCCATCAAGCAAACCAATTGTCGAATCGTCTATATTTGTCGAAACCCTCTTGACATCATTGTCTCACATTGGCATTTTGCAAACCAGGCTTGTTTGGAGCATAACACACATTGGACTGTGGAGGAGTTTGCGGAGGCATATTGTAAAGGAGAAGAGGCATTTGGGCCCTTTTGGGACCATATGCTTGGTTATCACAAAGTGAGTAAAGAGAATACAAACAAAGTGTTGTTTTTGAAGTATGAGGAGCTGAAAAAAGACACATTGAATCAAGTGAAAAAGCTGGCAGAGTTCATAGGGTTTCCATTTTCTAAGGAGGAAGAGAGCCAAGGGATTGTTGAAGAAATATTAAAGCTTTGTAGTTTTGGAAATTTGAAGGAATTGGATGTTAACAAGCATGGGAAATTTATgccatattttgaaaataaaagctattTTAGAAAAGGTGAAATTGGTGATTGGGTAAACCATCTTAGCGATTCCATGGTAGAGAAATTGAATAAGGTGATccatgagaaattaaatggatcTGGTTTGACATTCAAGGAAAATTGCTAGGTTTTCTTTTATCCAAAGGAGTGCAAAAAACCATAagttaaggtttttaattatacatgattttttttgggagaaaaattatttataagaaaTGAAAATTAGTAGTTTATGTGCTTAAATCAATTTCCTTCTATGGTTGAAAATTTGAACACGTTGACGGGGGAAGTATGATGGTTCTGCCTAGTTTTCAAATCAAAACTCATAGAAAAGTAAAACATTCCACTACTTGTCATGTATTTTGCGCAAGTTATGTATATGACATAGTTATATATGTGATCAGTGGATGACTCAATTATTGGCTgccaaaattcttttttctttcatttttggatCTTCCTAATTTATTCAAGTTATTGAATAGTAACGCTTCgtagtgtacatatatatatatatatatatatataatatatctatatatatatagagtaatgCTGGAGacactatttaattattaataaatttaacaaaaattatgtCATTAgctttaaaaagaataaatattgcTAAATataagcaaattaattaataacatatatatacttagtaaatatatttgtatattaaatAGGCTTATAGTGTTAATCAtatattgtgtgtgtgtatatatatatattgaatcaaaaataaaagatccttcattgaattaatttgacaaagtactccatttttcttttttcttttttttcctaaaaatatttattcataagaaaacaaaacttccttaataaataaaaggagGACTTGTTCATAAAGAAGGAACCATAGGTATCCCATATGTTCTATCTAGTTAGCTAACTTGTTACTTGTACATGGAGAAGAACAGAAACTCCCAAAGCTTCTCTTCTTCAACCAGTGAAGAGGATTACAAAAATGGTATTGAGAAGTTGCTTAATATACTTCCAAGAAAGAACTCAAGTGGCATTCCCCTTTGTCAATACAATGGCATTGGGTGTCCATCTTCTGCTATCCACGGCATGATCCCATTTCACCAATTCTTCCAAGCTAACCAAAATGATATCATCTTAGCCAGCCTTCCAAAATCCGGTATGACGTGGTTGAAGGCCTTGATCTTCTCTATCGTGAACCGAAATCGCTACGCACTCAAAGATAGCCCTTTGCTTACCACTCATCCACATGATCTTGTGTTCAGCGTAAAGTATAAACTTTATAAACTTTACAGCCATGGGTTACCTCGAAATCTTGACCAACTTTCTCAACCAAGAATTTTTGCCACTCAACACATTATGCATCACTGCCACATTCAATTATCGATTCGAATTGTCGAATTGTTTACATATGTAGAAACCCTTTGGATAATTTTGTGTCTTATTGGCATTTTTCTCGTGCAACTAAGAATGTAAATATAAAACCAGGTCCTATTGATGAATCATTTGTGAACTACTGTGCAGGCTATCATGGTTTTGGACCCTTTTGGGACAATATCGTGGGGTATTGGAAAGAGAGTTTATAGAAGCCAGAAAAAGTACTATTTATGAAGTACGAAGATTTGAAGGAGGATATACAGTTTGAGATAAAGAGATTGGCAATGTTTTTGGGGTTTCCATTTATCCTGAAGGAAGAAGAGAAGAAGGATTGGTAGAAGAAATTTCAAGGTTGTGTAGCTTCGAACATTTGAACAGTTTGGAGGCAAACAAAAATGATGTATTCAATCGTGGAATCCCTGTGACTGCCTATTTTAGGAAAAGTGAGGTTGGAGATTATGCCAATCATCCTACACCTTCTATGGTTGAACTTATTAGCAAGGTTATAGAAGAAAAGTTTGCCAACTCTGGCCTAGTATTCAAATCAAATTAAGCTCAAAAACAATTTGTACGGCGGTTTAATGAATTTCTTGATCTTATTTTTaagttgtttaaatttttcaatGTTGCTTCATTTAAATTGAGCTTTTGTTGCGCTTTACCATGGTTATCTTGCTATAGATTAATGAATTGGCGTTGCCAAATAATGTTCTTGTAATAATTTCTGCATTTATTTAGAATTactcagaaaataataatagtat
Proteins encoded:
- the LOC125421334 gene encoding cytosolic sulfotransferase 15-like, whose product is MESSQKIKESEELLLSLPKAKGWLSPGLSLYQGFYCPSKIVPNIISFQNHFQAHDQDIVLASKPKSGTTWLKALAFSIVNRKRCDQLSNCALLKSNPHELVPFMEFSLYANNQLPDFSTMSYPRLFSTHIPYESLPESIKQTNCRIVYICRNPLDIIVSHWHFANQACLEHNTHWTVEEFAEAYCKGEEAFGPFWDHMLGYHKVSKENTNKVLFLKYEELKKDTLNQVKKLAEFIGFPFSKEEESQGIVEEILKLCSFGNLKELDVNKHGKFMPYFENKSYFRKGEIGDWVNHLSDSMVEKLNKVIHEKLNGSGLTFKENC
- the LOC107412850 gene encoding cytosolic sulfotransferase 15-like, whose product is MEKNRNSQSFSSSTSEEDYKNGIEKLLNILPRKNSSGIPLCQYNGIGCPSSAIHGMIPFHQFFQANQNDIILASLPKSGMTWLKALIFSIVNRNRYALKDSPLLTTHPHDLVFSVKNPLDNFVSYWHFSRATKNVNIKPGPIDESFVNYCAGYHGRREEGLVEEISRLCSFEHLNSLEANKNDVFNRGIPVTAYFRKSEVGDYANHPTPSMVELISKVIEEKFANSGLVFKSN